The Georgenia faecalis genome includes a window with the following:
- a CDS encoding PQQ-dependent sugar dehydrogenase gives MSAAEAATDWNNYEKILLTKNTGEPIDLAVMPDSTVLHTARNGIVRLTDPTTGQTSQVAQLDVYANSEDGLQGVALDPDFEENGWVYLVYAPRVMSGTSPTGVAYPETTPAGAAPERLPEGADPATYWNQWLGYNVLSRFQWDDETSTLDLASEQQIIKVDAQRGQCCHVGADMAFDGDGNLYLSSGDNTPAGTPGANGYAPNNNAPGMNPGLDSRRGAGNTNDLRGKILRINVLDEIAPDAEPGPGSTYTIPAGNLFDSDEYDPELVREEVYAMGLRNPFRIDYDVESGALVWGDYGPDAGAADPQRGPMGYVEWQLTTEPMNGGWPFCHGPNDGGAYNEWDFANGTAGEFFDCAAGPVNNSTWNTGLDQLPPVTEPQVYYGDAVGEQPHDEFIEFSTSRGQAPMGGPIFRYDAENDSEAQFPEHWDGKAFFAEFSMDYVAAISLDELSSDGVVTEVENFLPNEHLETVSQPIWDNVMDMEFGPDGSLYVLEYGDGFFRQNPDAGLYRVDYAEGNKTPQGYVTANPISSSDAPLEVEFDASASRDPEGEALTYEWDFEGTGEFVAGGATASYTYDALGQYNVTLRVTDAAGKFGLATVRVTVGNTAPEISVDVPNGAFFSWGDAIPVTVSVADAEDGNEPVCNRINWTFGLGHNEHAHPEVSGRGCEFTIQTNESAQEHGEGEKLYGTLVVTYADEPQGDVPATTGEATLILKPAEQQAEWFDSAEGIEVVADESAQAQGKVASFDAGDWFAFTPMSFHDAATDEAVNTVTARASGEGTLSLRWDDPAAEPFAEAVFGAGDGWQDVEAAFSSVPEGSGTVYVTSTGGLEVDALTFSATDVTVPSEPIHVPVEQVSIGMFSLINWVGEAGLPDVFARLAEIGFENVEPFGSNFTGYTAEEFRAMTDDLGLRVPSSHYNTDEATFDETLAFVETLGQEYVGSGGFASPGIGSYEDTLATAAAMNRLGQASVEAGFEKFFGHNHAVEFTTMYDHMGEHGSERLSAWEILVEETDPEFVTFQLDVAWAADAGVDVPALIEEYGDRIELLHVKDATNLGGEGNPVFTNLGEGDVDLQGILAAAQEHAEIAYYVLELDRAANGEEFVTTGFEYLTGLEAGEPGTPGEPGEPGTPGEPGTPGEPGQPGTPGEPGEPSTPGEPGTPGEPGQPGTPGEPGQPGAPGEPGEPGTPGEPGAPGGPDDGRGDVDERDDTPPAGGSGRPGGTLPDTGVELGLLAGALLLAVAGGLTLRMRRVTLGS, from the coding sequence GTGTCGGCTGCCGAGGCGGCAACCGACTGGAACAACTACGAGAAGATCCTGCTCACCAAGAACACCGGTGAGCCGATCGACCTCGCGGTCATGCCGGACTCCACCGTCCTGCACACCGCGCGCAACGGCATCGTCCGGCTGACGGACCCGACCACCGGCCAGACGAGCCAGGTGGCACAGCTCGACGTCTACGCCAACTCCGAGGACGGGCTCCAGGGCGTCGCGCTCGACCCGGACTTCGAGGAGAATGGCTGGGTCTACCTGGTCTACGCCCCCCGCGTCATGTCCGGAACCTCGCCCACCGGCGTGGCCTACCCCGAGACGACGCCGGCAGGCGCTGCCCCGGAGCGGCTCCCCGAGGGTGCCGACCCCGCGACCTACTGGAACCAGTGGCTGGGGTACAACGTCCTCTCCCGTTTCCAGTGGGACGACGAGACGAGCACCCTCGACCTGGCGTCCGAGCAGCAGATCATCAAGGTCGACGCCCAGCGCGGCCAGTGCTGCCACGTCGGTGCCGACATGGCCTTCGACGGCGACGGCAACCTCTACCTCTCCTCCGGTGACAACACCCCGGCGGGAACCCCCGGTGCCAACGGCTACGCGCCGAACAACAACGCGCCCGGGATGAACCCCGGCCTCGACTCGCGTCGTGGCGCCGGTAACACCAACGACCTGCGCGGAAAGATCCTCCGGATCAACGTCCTCGACGAGATCGCGCCCGACGCCGAGCCCGGCCCCGGGAGCACGTACACGATCCCCGCCGGCAACCTCTTCGACTCCGACGAGTACGACCCCGAGCTCGTCCGCGAAGAGGTCTACGCCATGGGCCTGCGCAACCCGTTCCGCATCGACTATGACGTCGAGAGCGGCGCGCTGGTGTGGGGCGACTACGGCCCCGACGCCGGTGCGGCTGACCCCCAGCGCGGCCCCATGGGCTACGTCGAGTGGCAGCTGACCACCGAGCCGATGAACGGCGGGTGGCCGTTCTGCCACGGGCCGAACGACGGTGGCGCCTACAACGAGTGGGACTTCGCCAACGGCACCGCCGGCGAGTTCTTCGACTGCGCCGCCGGCCCGGTCAACAACTCCACGTGGAACACCGGCCTCGACCAGCTCCCGCCGGTCACCGAGCCGCAGGTCTACTACGGCGACGCGGTCGGCGAGCAGCCGCACGACGAGTTCATCGAGTTCAGCACCTCCCGCGGCCAGGCGCCGATGGGTGGCCCGATCTTCCGTTACGACGCCGAGAACGACTCCGAGGCGCAGTTCCCCGAGCACTGGGACGGCAAGGCGTTCTTCGCCGAGTTCTCCATGGACTACGTCGCCGCGATCTCGCTCGACGAGCTGAGCTCGGACGGCGTCGTCACCGAGGTCGAGAACTTCCTGCCGAACGAGCACCTCGAGACGGTCTCCCAGCCCATCTGGGACAACGTCATGGACATGGAGTTCGGGCCGGACGGCTCGCTCTACGTCCTCGAGTACGGCGACGGCTTCTTCCGGCAGAACCCGGACGCCGGGCTCTACCGCGTGGACTACGCCGAGGGGAACAAGACCCCGCAGGGGTACGTCACCGCGAACCCCATCTCGAGCAGCGACGCGCCGCTCGAGGTCGAGTTCGACGCCTCCGCCTCCCGCGACCCGGAGGGCGAGGCCCTCACCTACGAGTGGGACTTCGAGGGCACCGGTGAGTTCGTCGCGGGTGGGGCCACCGCGTCCTACACCTACGACGCGCTCGGCCAGTACAACGTCACCCTCCGGGTGACCGACGCTGCCGGGAAGTTCGGCCTCGCCACCGTCCGGGTCACGGTCGGCAACACCGCCCCCGAGATCAGCGTGGACGTGCCGAACGGCGCCTTCTTCAGCTGGGGCGACGCCATCCCCGTCACCGTCTCGGTGGCCGACGCGGAGGACGGCAACGAGCCGGTCTGCAACCGCATCAACTGGACCTTCGGCCTGGGCCACAACGAGCACGCGCACCCGGAGGTCTCCGGGCGTGGCTGCGAGTTCACCATCCAGACCAACGAGAGCGCCCAGGAGCACGGCGAGGGCGAGAAGCTCTACGGCACGCTCGTGGTGACCTACGCCGACGAGCCGCAGGGCGACGTCCCCGCCACGACCGGCGAGGCCACGCTCATCCTCAAGCCCGCCGAGCAGCAGGCGGAGTGGTTCGACAGCGCCGAGGGCATCGAGGTCGTGGCCGACGAGTCGGCCCAGGCTCAGGGCAAGGTGGCCTCGTTCGACGCCGGCGACTGGTTCGCCTTCACGCCGATGAGCTTCCACGACGCTGCCACGGACGAGGCGGTCAACACCGTCACGGCTCGCGCCAGCGGCGAGGGAACCCTCTCGCTCCGCTGGGACGACCCCGCGGCCGAGCCTTTCGCCGAGGCTGTCTTCGGTGCGGGTGACGGCTGGCAGGACGTCGAGGCTGCGTTCAGCTCCGTCCCAGAGGGCTCCGGGACGGTCTACGTGACCTCGACCGGAGGCCTTGAGGTCGACGCCCTCACGTTCAGCGCCACCGACGTCACCGTGCCCAGCGAGCCGATCCACGTCCCGGTGGAGCAGGTCTCCATCGGGATGTTCTCCCTCATCAACTGGGTGGGGGAGGCCGGCCTGCCGGATGTGTTCGCACGCCTGGCGGAGATCGGGTTCGAGAACGTCGAGCCCTTCGGCAGCAACTTCACGGGTTACACCGCGGAGGAGTTCCGGGCGATGACCGACGATCTGGGCCTGCGCGTCCCGTCGTCGCACTACAACACCGACGAGGCGACCTTCGACGAGACGCTCGCGTTCGTGGAGACCCTCGGCCAGGAGTACGTCGGTTCGGGTGGGTTCGCCTCCCCGGGCATCGGCTCCTACGAGGACACCCTCGCGACCGCGGCGGCGATGAACCGCCTCGGTCAGGCTTCGGTGGAGGCCGGGTTCGAGAAGTTCTTCGGCCACAACCACGCCGTCGAGTTCACCACCATGTACGACCACATGGGTGAGCACGGCAGTGAGCGGCTGTCGGCGTGGGAGATCCTCGTCGAGGAGACCGACCCGGAGTTCGTGACCTTCCAGCTGGACGTGGCCTGGGCCGCGGACGCCGGTGTCGACGTGCCCGCTCTGATCGAGGAGTACGGGGACCGGATCGAGCTGCTCCACGTCAAGGACGCCACGAACCTCGGTGGTGAGGGCAACCCCGTCTTCACCAACCTCGGTGAGGGTGATGTCGACCTGCAGGGCATCCTGGCCGCGGCGCAGGAGCACGCCGAGATCGCGTACTACGTCCTCGAGCTCGACCGCGCCGCCAACGGCGAGGAGTTCGTGACGACCGGCTTCGAGTACCTCACCGGCCTGGAGGCCGGCGAGCCCGGTACGCCTGGTGAGCCCGGCGAGCCTGGTACGCCTGGCGAGCCCGGTACGCCTGGCGAGCCCGGCCAGCCCGGTACGCCTGGTGAGCCCGGCGAGCCTAGTACGCCTGGCGAGCCCGGTACGCCTGGCGAGCCCGGCCAGCCCGGTACGCCTGGCGAGCCCGGTCAGCCGGGTGCGCCTGGTGAGCCCGGCGAGCCTGGTACGCCTGGTGAGCCCGGTGCGCCTGGTGGCCCGGACGACGGCCGCGGTGACGTGGACGAGCGTGACGACACCCCGCCTGCGGGTGGGTCCGGTCGCCCCGGCGGCACGCTGCCCGACACCGGTGTGGAGCTCGGTCTCCTCGCCGGGGCCCTGCTCCTGGCGGTGGCCGGCGGCCTCACGCTGCGGATGCGTCGGGTGACGCTCGGTAGCTGA
- a CDS encoding ROK family transcriptional regulator: protein MCPVGVTTSLRERAGAGEVLQLLRDGLPRTKSDIAAHTGQARSTITVRLEQLLATDLVSPGGSALSTGGRPPATFVFNPSAKVVLAVDLGAVHARMAVTDLSGTVLAESDEPLVIADGPDVVLPAVVAWGRALLAETGRQIEDLAGVGVGVPGPVEHRTGRPVNPPIMPGWDGYDVPGHLGCALDAPVLVDNDVNLMALGERAAVWPEEMDLLFVKVATGIGSGIISDGALRRGSRGAAGDLGHIAVREGPRLPCRCGNIGCLEAVASGSAVAAALQVHGVEAHSTRDVVDLVRTGDLQATRAVRQAGRDIGGVLAGCVNLLNPSIIVVGGMLADAGEQLIAGIREVVYQDSLPLATQHLKIVDSRTAGRAAVLGASTMAIEHVLSPDAVEAMLA from the coding sequence ATGTGCCCCGTGGGAGTGACAACGTCTCTGCGAGAGCGTGCCGGGGCAGGCGAGGTGCTGCAGCTGCTGCGGGACGGCCTGCCGCGCACCAAGTCCGACATCGCCGCACACACCGGCCAGGCCCGCTCCACCATCACCGTTCGGCTGGAGCAGCTGCTCGCCACGGACCTCGTCTCCCCCGGCGGCTCCGCGCTGTCCACGGGCGGGCGCCCCCCGGCGACCTTCGTGTTCAACCCCTCCGCCAAGGTGGTGCTCGCCGTCGACCTCGGCGCCGTCCACGCGCGCATGGCGGTCACCGATCTCTCCGGGACGGTGCTCGCGGAGAGCGATGAGCCCCTCGTCATCGCCGACGGCCCCGACGTCGTCCTCCCCGCCGTCGTGGCGTGGGGCCGCGCCCTGCTCGCCGAGACGGGCCGCCAGATCGAGGACCTCGCGGGCGTCGGCGTCGGCGTGCCCGGCCCGGTCGAGCACCGGACCGGGCGGCCCGTGAACCCGCCGATCATGCCGGGGTGGGACGGCTACGACGTCCCCGGCCACCTAGGGTGTGCCCTCGACGCCCCCGTCCTCGTCGACAACGACGTCAACCTCATGGCACTCGGCGAACGCGCCGCGGTCTGGCCGGAGGAGATGGACCTCCTCTTCGTCAAGGTCGCCACGGGGATCGGGTCCGGGATCATCAGCGACGGCGCCCTGCGCCGCGGGTCCCGCGGCGCCGCCGGCGACCTCGGTCACATCGCCGTGCGCGAAGGCCCCCGCCTGCCCTGCCGGTGCGGCAACATCGGCTGCCTCGAGGCGGTCGCCAGCGGCAGCGCCGTTGCGGCGGCCCTTCAGGTGCACGGCGTCGAGGCCCACTCGACGCGCGACGTCGTCGACCTCGTGCGCACCGGCGACCTCCAGGCCACTCGGGCGGTGCGCCAGGCCGGCCGCGACATCGGTGGCGTGCTCGCGGGGTGCGTCAACCTCCTCAACCCCTCGATCATCGTCGTCGGCGGCATGCTCGCCGACGCCGGCGAGCAGCTCATCGCCGGCATCCGTGAGGTCGTCTACCAGGACTCCCTGCCCCTGGCGACGCAGCACCTCAAGATCGTCGACTCCCGCACCGCCGGCCGCGCCGCCGTGCTGGGTGCGAGCACCATGGCCATCGAGCACGTCCTGTCCCCGGACGCCGTCGAGGCCATGCTCGCCTGA
- a CDS encoding sugar ABC transporter ATP-binding protein has translation MVDGDPGAVLLQMKQIVKVFPGARALDGVDLDVRAGEVHCLLGQNGAGKSTLIKVLAGAHQPDEGEILWDGTAVTIANPVAALKIGVATMYQELDVVDGLSVAENVYLGHELATGGLLQRREAHRRTREILGRLGHPEISPSREVGRLSAAGKQVVSMARALSHDAKVIVMDEPSAVLDSEEVANLFRVVRALTAEGVAIVYISHRLEEIREIGDRITVLKDGRTVASGLPVADTPTSELIRLMTGRAVDTGLGGERAPIQDAEPVLEVENLSLAGVFSDVSFVVRPGEVVGLAGLVGAGRSEILETVYGARKASAGTVRVQGKHLRPGSVPAAVGAGIGLAPEERKSQGLLLEEPVYRNITLSTFARFARSGFLQERAERQAADEQIAALHLVPANSERQVRTLSGGNQQKAMLARWLVHGCSVLLLDEPTRGVDVGARAEIYALIRQLAAQGAAIVVVSSEIEEVLGLSDEVLVIAEGRVVHRGPAQQIDEHGVLDLVMEGTLA, from the coding sequence ATGGTTGATGGAGACCCTGGAGCGGTGCTGCTCCAGATGAAACAGATCGTCAAGGTGTTCCCCGGAGCGCGGGCGCTCGACGGCGTGGACCTCGATGTGCGCGCCGGAGAGGTGCACTGCCTCCTCGGGCAGAACGGCGCGGGCAAGTCCACCCTGATCAAGGTTCTCGCCGGTGCCCACCAGCCCGACGAGGGCGAGATCCTGTGGGACGGCACCGCCGTGACGATCGCGAACCCGGTCGCCGCGCTCAAGATCGGCGTCGCGACGATGTACCAGGAGCTCGACGTCGTCGACGGGCTCAGCGTCGCGGAGAACGTCTACCTGGGCCACGAGCTCGCCACCGGCGGGCTGCTCCAGCGCCGCGAGGCGCACCGCCGGACGCGGGAGATCCTCGGCCGGCTCGGTCACCCCGAGATCTCGCCCAGCCGCGAGGTGGGCCGGCTCTCCGCCGCCGGCAAGCAGGTGGTGAGCATGGCGCGCGCGCTGTCCCACGACGCCAAGGTCATCGTCATGGACGAGCCCTCCGCCGTCCTCGACTCCGAGGAGGTCGCCAACCTCTTCCGGGTGGTCCGCGCGCTCACCGCCGAGGGCGTGGCCATCGTCTACATCTCCCACCGCCTCGAGGAGATCCGCGAGATCGGCGACCGGATCACCGTCCTCAAGGACGGGCGCACCGTCGCCTCGGGGCTGCCGGTGGCCGACACCCCCACCAGCGAGCTCATCCGCCTCATGACCGGCCGTGCGGTGGACACCGGCCTCGGGGGCGAGCGCGCGCCCATCCAGGACGCCGAGCCGGTGCTCGAGGTCGAGAACCTCTCCCTCGCCGGTGTCTTCTCCGACGTCTCCTTCGTCGTGCGTCCGGGCGAGGTGGTCGGCCTCGCCGGCCTCGTCGGCGCCGGGCGCTCGGAGATCCTCGAGACCGTCTACGGCGCCCGCAAGGCGAGCGCCGGCACGGTCCGGGTCCAGGGCAAGCACCTGCGCCCCGGCTCGGTCCCTGCGGCCGTCGGCGCCGGTATCGGGCTCGCCCCCGAGGAGCGCAAGAGCCAGGGACTGCTCCTGGAGGAGCCCGTCTACCGCAACATCACGCTGTCGACCTTCGCGCGGTTCGCGCGGTCCGGCTTCCTCCAGGAGCGCGCGGAGCGGCAGGCCGCCGACGAGCAGATCGCCGCCCTGCACCTCGTCCCCGCCAACAGCGAGCGCCAGGTGCGCACGCTGTCCGGCGGCAACCAGCAGAAGGCGATGCTCGCCCGCTGGCTCGTCCATGGCTGCTCGGTCCTCCTCCTCGACGAGCCCACCCGCGGTGTGGACGTCGGGGCCCGGGCCGAGATCTACGCCCTCATCCGGCAGCTCGCCGCCCAGGGGGCGGCCATCGTCGTCGTGTCCAGCGAGATCGAGGAGGTCCTCGGGCTGTCCGACGAGGTCCTCGTCATCGCCGAAGGACGCGTGGTCCACCGCGGACCCGCCCAGCAGATCGACGAGCACGGCGTGCTCGACCTCGTCATGGAAGGAACCCTCGCATGA
- a CDS encoding ABC transporter permease has product MSENTVGGTAAAGPADPALPPTNRDVMPGSHTRGPDNEGSGKKSASAPSALRRLGGGTGVARNAGLVIALVLLCIVGFVTAGDRFLSTDNITTILASAATLGIISIGMTFVITGGGIDLSVGSVLGLATVWATTLATQTMAADTHWIIMVFTAMAVGAVAGLINGAIVAYGRVVSFIATLAMLIGARGLAEIISNRQTQLVTVQPFLDTFRADILGLPVTVWMFIIVAIAGWVLLNRTTFGRRTIAVGGNPEAARLAGIKVKRHMMYLFTLAGLTVGIAAVTMMARTRSGSSTNGTLYELDAIAAVVVGGTLLIGGRGTILGTVFGVLIFQTLTNIFVLNNLSTSAQAITKGVILVAAVLLQQRFASRARSS; this is encoded by the coding sequence ATGAGTGAGAACACCGTGGGCGGCACCGCTGCCGCGGGGCCGGCCGACCCCGCGCTGCCGCCCACCAACCGGGACGTCATGCCCGGTTCGCACACCCGTGGACCCGACAACGAGGGGTCGGGGAAGAAGAGCGCGTCCGCGCCGTCCGCCCTCCGGCGGCTCGGCGGCGGCACGGGAGTGGCGCGCAACGCCGGGCTCGTCATCGCGCTCGTGCTCCTGTGCATCGTCGGCTTCGTCACGGCGGGGGACCGGTTCCTCAGCACGGACAACATCACGACGATCCTCGCCTCTGCCGCGACGCTGGGCATCATCAGCATCGGGATGACCTTCGTCATCACCGGCGGTGGGATCGACCTCTCGGTCGGCTCCGTCCTCGGCCTGGCAACGGTGTGGGCGACCACCTTGGCCACCCAGACCATGGCCGCGGACACGCACTGGATCATCATGGTCTTCACCGCGATGGCGGTCGGCGCCGTCGCCGGCCTCATCAACGGCGCGATCGTCGCCTACGGCCGCGTGGTCTCCTTCATCGCGACCCTCGCCATGCTCATCGGCGCGCGCGGCCTCGCGGAGATCATCTCGAACCGGCAGACCCAGCTCGTCACCGTCCAGCCGTTCCTCGACACGTTCCGCGCCGACATCCTCGGCCTGCCCGTCACCGTCTGGATGTTCATCATCGTGGCCATCGCCGGCTGGGTGCTGCTCAACCGGACGACGTTCGGCCGCCGCACCATCGCCGTCGGCGGCAACCCCGAGGCCGCCCGCCTGGCCGGCATCAAGGTCAAGCGCCACATGATGTACCTCTTCACGCTCGCCGGCCTCACGGTCGGCATCGCGGCCGTGACGATGATGGCCCGCACGCGTTCCGGATCCTCGACCAACGGCACGCTCTACGAGCTCGACGCGATCGCGGCGGTCGTCGTGGGCGGGACGCTCCTCATCGGCGGCCGGGGCACCATCCTCGGCACCGTCTTCGGTGTTCTCATCTTTCAGACGCTCACCAACATCTTCGTCCTCAACAACCTCTCCACCTCGGCGCAGGCGATCACCAAGGGCGTCATCCTCGTGGCCGCGGTGCTCCTGCAGCAGCGCTTCGCCTCGCGCGCCCGAAGCAGTTAG
- a CDS encoding substrate-binding domain-containing protein: MTASTMRRRFTVAAGISVAALTLAACTGNTPEEVATDSDMQSAAPAAGGNDEEGETVTIGFSAPAADHGWMGAMTTQAVDEAAEYGDVELLVAEGTNDVNLQISQMETFINDGVDAIVVVPFDGAALTGVALEAMEAGIPVINVDREFSDPNAARVTILGDNYGMGVSAGEFICEQLGDQPDAVVAEIAGIDNLPLTQDRSQGFADALSECGLDVDNRVAADFTVQGGESATANLLQAAPEIHAIWNHDDDQGVGVLSAIDNAGRDEFILVGGAGSANMMREIESGESVVQATVVYPATQAADGIRIARLLAQGNAMSDLVEVEVPRTIQLFAPVVTADNVEQYLPHAFES, translated from the coding sequence ATGACCGCGAGCACCATGCGTCGCCGGTTCACCGTCGCCGCCGGCATCAGCGTCGCCGCCCTCACCCTGGCCGCCTGCACCGGCAACACCCCGGAGGAGGTGGCGACGGACAGCGACATGCAGAGCGCCGCCCCCGCCGCGGGCGGGAACGACGAGGAGGGGGAGACCGTCACCATCGGGTTCTCCGCCCCCGCCGCCGACCACGGCTGGATGGGCGCGATGACCACGCAGGCGGTGGACGAGGCCGCCGAGTACGGCGACGTCGAGCTCCTCGTCGCCGAGGGCACCAACGACGTCAACCTCCAGATCAGCCAGATGGAGACGTTCATCAACGACGGCGTCGACGCCATCGTCGTCGTTCCCTTCGACGGCGCGGCGCTCACCGGCGTGGCCCTCGAGGCCATGGAGGCGGGGATACCCGTCATCAACGTCGACCGCGAGTTCTCCGACCCCAACGCCGCCCGCGTCACCATCCTCGGTGACAACTACGGCATGGGCGTCAGCGCCGGCGAGTTCATCTGCGAGCAGCTCGGCGACCAGCCCGACGCCGTCGTCGCCGAGATCGCCGGCATCGACAACCTGCCCCTCACGCAGGACCGCAGCCAGGGCTTCGCGGACGCGCTGTCCGAGTGCGGCCTCGACGTCGACAACCGCGTCGCCGCCGACTTCACCGTCCAGGGCGGGGAGTCGGCCACGGCCAACCTCCTCCAGGCCGCGCCCGAGATCCATGCCATCTGGAACCACGACGACGACCAGGGCGTCGGCGTCCTGTCGGCCATCGACAACGCCGGCCGCGACGAGTTCATCCTCGTCGGCGGCGCCGGCTCGGCGAACATGATGCGCGAGATCGAGTCCGGCGAGTCCGTCGTCCAGGCGACGGTCGTCTACCCGGCCACCCAGGCGGCCGACGGTATCCGCATCGCCCGCCTGCTCGCCCAGGGCAACGCGATGAGCGACCTCGTCGAGGTCGAGGTGCCCCGCACCATCCAGCTGTTCGCCCCCGTGGTCACCGCCGACAACGTCGAGCAGTACCTCCCGCACGCCTTCGAGTCCTGA
- a CDS encoding Gfo/Idh/MocA family protein, whose translation MTGTNAPLRVAMIGYAFMGRAHSQAWHTAPRFFDLARRPETAVLVGRSSASVTEAAHRLGWAEAATDWREVVARDDIDLVDICTPGDTHAEIAIAALAAGKHVLVEKPMANTLAEAESMAAAARAAAAARVRAMVGFTYRRVPAVRLARELVAEGRIGEVRQVRAQYLQDWLADAEAPLSWRLDKEKAGSGALGDIGAHIVDLTHFITGETVTGVSGTLDTFVNERPVAESFSGLHGSGGTERGPVTVDDAAVFFGRLTGGAPAVFEASRVAWGRKNAMRIEISGSLGSLAFDFEEMNVLHLFDATEESRTAGFRRILVTEPDHPYIEHWWPAGHGLGYEHGFTHQVVDLVTAIADGTQPEPSFDDGLAVQRVLDAVERSAANHSTYTPLGD comes from the coding sequence ATGACTGGCACGAACGCGCCGCTGCGCGTGGCGATGATCGGGTACGCCTTCATGGGGCGGGCCCACTCCCAGGCGTGGCACACCGCGCCGCGCTTCTTCGACCTGGCACGCCGGCCTGAGACGGCCGTGCTCGTCGGGCGGAGCAGCGCGAGCGTCACCGAGGCGGCCCACCGACTGGGGTGGGCCGAGGCCGCGACCGACTGGCGGGAGGTGGTCGCCCGGGACGACATCGACCTCGTCGACATCTGCACGCCGGGGGACACCCACGCGGAGATCGCCATCGCAGCGCTGGCGGCCGGTAAGCACGTCCTCGTCGAGAAGCCGATGGCCAACACGTTGGCCGAGGCCGAGTCGATGGCCGCGGCGGCCCGGGCCGCCGCGGCCGCCCGCGTGCGCGCGATGGTCGGCTTCACCTACCGTCGGGTCCCCGCCGTCCGGCTCGCCCGCGAGCTCGTGGCGGAGGGCCGGATCGGGGAGGTCCGGCAGGTGCGCGCCCAGTACCTGCAGGACTGGCTGGCCGACGCCGAGGCCCCGCTGTCCTGGCGGCTCGACAAGGAGAAGGCGGGGTCGGGGGCGCTCGGCGACATCGGCGCCCACATCGTCGACCTCACCCACTTCATCACCGGCGAGACGGTCACCGGGGTCAGCGGGACGCTCGACACGTTCGTCAACGAGCGCCCGGTCGCGGAGAGCTTCTCCGGCCTGCACGGCAGCGGGGGCACCGAGCGTGGCCCCGTGACTGTCGACGACGCCGCGGTGTTCTTCGGCCGCCTCACCGGCGGCGCCCCGGCCGTCTTCGAGGCCTCCCGCGTGGCGTGGGGCCGCAAGAACGCCATGCGGATCGAGATCTCCGGTTCGCTCGGGTCGCTGGCCTTCGACTTCGAGGAGATGAACGTCCTCCACCTCTTCGACGCGACGGAGGAGTCCCGCACCGCCGGGTTCCGGCGGATCCTCGTCACGGAGCCGGACCACCCGTACATCGAGCACTGGTGGCCCGCCGGTCACGGGCTGGGCTACGAGCACGGGTTCACCCACCAGGTCGTCGACCTCGTCACGGCGATCGCCGACGGCACCCAGCCCGAGCCCTCGTTCGACGACGGCCTGGCCGTCCAGCGCGTCCTCGACGCCGTCGAGCGTTCGGCGGCCAACCACAGCACGTACACCCCGTTGGGAGACTGA
- a CDS encoding sugar phosphate isomerase/epimerase family protein: MARPVTLFTGQWADLPLEEVARLASGWGYDGLEIACWGDHLDPWRGAEDDAYIQGKLDLLERYGLQVHAISNHLKGQAVCDDPIDERHHAMLSDRVWGDGDAEGVRQRAAEEMKLTARTAARLGVKTVVGFTGSAIWKYVAMFPPVSEELVEAGYRDFADRWNPILDVFDEVGVRFAHEVHPSEIAYDYWTTVRTLEAIGHREAFGLNWDPSHFVWQDLDPVGFMWDFKDRIYHVDCKDAKRRVGNGRNGRMGSHLPWADPRRGWDFVSTGHGDVPWEDSFRMLNTIGYEGPISIEWEDAGMDRLVGAPQALEFVRSLAFDPPSAAFDAAFASR, from the coding sequence ATGGCACGACCCGTCACCCTGTTCACCGGCCAGTGGGCCGACCTGCCGCTCGAGGAGGTGGCCCGCCTCGCCTCCGGGTGGGGCTACGACGGCCTGGAGATCGCCTGCTGGGGCGACCACCTCGACCCCTGGCGGGGCGCCGAGGACGACGCCTACATCCAGGGCAAGCTCGACCTGCTCGAGCGGTACGGGCTCCAGGTCCACGCCATCTCCAACCACCTCAAGGGGCAGGCGGTCTGCGACGACCCGATCGACGAGCGGCATCACGCGATGCTCTCCGACCGGGTGTGGGGCGATGGCGACGCCGAGGGCGTGCGCCAGCGCGCGGCCGAGGAGATGAAGCTGACGGCCCGCACGGCCGCGCGGCTCGGGGTGAAGACCGTCGTCGGTTTCACCGGGTCGGCCATCTGGAAGTACGTCGCGATGTTCCCGCCGGTCTCGGAGGAGCTCGTCGAGGCCGGGTACCGGGACTTCGCCGACCGGTGGAACCCCATCCTCGACGTCTTCGACGAGGTGGGCGTGCGGTTCGCCCACGAGGTGCACCCCAGCGAGATCGCCTACGACTACTGGACCACCGTGCGCACCCTCGAGGCGATCGGGCACCGGGAGGCCTTCGGCCTCAACTGGGACCCGTCGCACTTCGTGTGGCAGGACCTCGACCCCGTGGGGTTCATGTGGGACTTCAAGGACCGGATCTACCACGTGGACTGCAAGGACGCGAAGCGCCGGGTGGGCAACGGCCGCAACGGCCGGATGGGCTCGCACCTGCCGTGGGCCGACCCCCGCCGCGGCTGGGACTTCGTCTCCACCGGGCACGGCGACGTCCCGTGGGAGGACTCCTTCCGGATGCTCAACACCATCGGCTACGAGGGCCCCATCTCCATCGAGTGGGAGGACGCCGGCATGGACCGCCTCGTCGGGGCGCCCCAGGCCCTGGAGTTCGTGCGCTCGCTGGCGTTCGACCCGCCGTCGGCGGCCTTCGACGCCGCGTTCGCCAGCCGGTGA